In Clarias gariepinus isolate MV-2021 ecotype Netherlands chromosome 9, CGAR_prim_01v2, whole genome shotgun sequence, a single window of DNA contains:
- the rab11fip1a gene encoding rab11 family-interacting protein 1 isoform X1, whose amino-acid sequence MSLAEQSRQWYPTSVQVTVLQARNLRVKGKNGTNDAYAIIQVAKDKFSTAVAEKCVEPVWKEEASFDLPLFQRGNAERCTLHVVVMHRALVGMDKLLGQAVINLPDLHDDRNWKKTDWHKLLDKSGKADKDRGEVLLDIQFMQNNVTASMFDLSMSDKPRSRLSKFKDKVRGKKKDGISDTTSAIVPSSVGQILTDSEGEEEQSTDSPKLKKSSKFKGLFGSKTNLHRGVSQSMSTLGSLPEKNSSVSSSRSSGLNDEFPESKDAKTKLKLPGHKRNVSTDSKISLGPFALLSRPKQSTPEQSAVCINGSHVYAEDEEPKQSGSAKDSAEDVRRNHERNASASSTDSFKGLSIPSYKPDSEKEFQLQQRPREAEEKKHKVLDEQQDEIRRKLEEEERKMQQERERKRLEEEEEQRKRREEEVRKVDEQKRQEESRVTERLSSLFGLGRKKEEQTAPAVTSPKLPDSANPFEEIPLGSDSPNVLPKRNPTEPQTEVRTAFAPMPPSIGFPSRTAKVSAVKPRLTLNQKPETDNTDSLASPVPSETQNSVPVSAFSPQPSPSSDPFESFDMFSNLHSSMAPPKVQRTYSGGENTTSPLEKKYKAPQPPGYPGDPFKNEKSNQKNGVQVNSPTSDKSQRPSLPLPDYEALFPKKRHGVMADMRWENIIAEVNQRQMISEDVEEEMSVDTPDMPMSNESSVLKERSMNQRHRDNRVLSSSSIKGMEPKQALIPSKPANLSTPKRQLVGNFEQGNTREGLYLVHGEKSKTDLERNPGPPVQSRQEAQTNIKRTLNPVPDPTLSQVSEMKKEKPTPIARTMKNSTSSADSERDDTPVLPLAKPRQGAPNKEPARQVEPEQSILARTSSAHSQVERNKEGGMTSKSLWENSDFKEEKPTPVNNINTPVGKPKEQPLVNVPSAPGKQMTEFDPFPMDKLISHDPWAFPEMAMDKDDFFTGVLKKGKKPEDKKLSPDDFDNIFGSVASKNEMDPFFASKNEADLFFEPRLDRSNNTSTTSPKVFSQKKKLAPLLAKKSVTGKDTTDGLVLQEPDDDEITVTSLAVRKRGETTSNVHLDPFTSQSSAVPELLSGSASGGKNALCAWVSPSEVQSGISQSSGGAGVLSSRRPHPVKPMGPYENQSPASVSMGKDSRIPTIREMAEKSKPGESGPYTQLTQEELITLVVKQQTDLSKKDEKIVELESYIDNLLVRVMDEKPSILLSMESKA is encoded by the exons atgtCTCTGGCCGAGCAGAGCCGGCAGTGGTACCCGACCAGCGTGCAGGTGACGGTGCTCCAGGCGCGCAACCTGCGGGTCAAAGGCAAAAACGGTACGAATGACGCGTACGCGATCATCCAGGTGGCCAAGGACAAGTTCTCCACGGCGGTGGCGGAGAAATGCGTGGAGCCCGTGTGGAAGGAAGAAGCCTCCTTCGACCTGCCCCTGTTCCAGCGTGGGAATGCCGAGCGCTGCACCCTGCACGTCGTGGTCATGCACCGTGCCCTGGTGGGAATGGACAAGCTCCTGGGACAAGCCGTGATCAACCTACCGGACCTGCATGACGACAGGAACTGGAAAAAGACCGA TTGGCACAAGCTGCTGGATAAGAGCGGCAAGGCGGACAAGGACAGAGGCGAGGTTCTCCTCGACATCCAGTTCATGCAGAACAACGTGACGGCCAGCATGTTTGATCTCTCCATGTCGGACAAGCCACGGtcccgtctctccaagttcaAAGACAAGGTCCGGGGCAAGAAGAAGGACGGGATTTCCGACACCACGTCCGCCATCGTCCCTTCCTCGGTCGGCCAGATTCTGACCGACAGCGAGGGGGAGGAAGAGCAAAGCACAGACTCTCCAAAGCTGAAAAAGTCCTCCAAATTTAAGGGTCTTTTTGGATCAAAGACGAATCTCCACAGAGGCGTGTCTCAGTCCATGTCCACCCTCGGCTCGCTGCCGGAGAAGAACAGCTCGGTGAGCAGCAGCCGGTCATCGGGCCTCAATGACGAGTTTCCTGAAAGTAAAGATG CCAAAACCAAGCTAAAGTTACCGGGCCACAAGAGGAACGTTAGCACAGACAGCAAGATATCTCTAGGCCCTTTCGCCCTGCTAAGTCGCCCCAAACAGAGCACTCCCGAACAGAGTGCCGTGTGCATCAACGGCAGCCACGTTTACGCCGAGGATGAAGAGCCCAAACAGAGTGGCTCTGCAAAAGATTCGGCCGAAGACGTAAGGAGAAACCACGAGCGAAATGCTTCTGCTAGCTCCACCGACTCTTTCAAGGGCCTCAGCATTCCCAGTTACAAGCCTGACTCGGAAAAGGAATTCCAGCTCCAACAGCGCCCTCGTGAGGCCGAGGAGAAGAAGCACAAGGTCTTGGACGAGCAGCAAGACGAGATCCGGAGGAAACTAGAGGAAGAGGAACGGAAGATGCAGCAGGAACGGGAGAGGAAGCGGCtcgaggaagaggaagagcaaAGGAAGAGGCGTGAAGAAGAAGTGAGGAAAGTGGATGAACAGAAACGTCAAGAGGAGTCCAGAGTGACCGAGAGGCTTAGTTCTCTGTTCGGGTTAGGGCGGAAGAAAGAGGAGCAAACTGCTCCAGCTGTGACGAGTCCCAAACTACCCGACTCCGCAAACCCGTTTGAGGAAATCCCGCTCGGCTCAGACAGTCCGAACGTTCTCCCGAAGAGGAACCCGACAGAACCACAGACGGAGGTGCGGACTGCATTCGCCCCGATGCCACCCTCCATCGGATTTCCATCTCGTACAGCCAAGGTTTCGGCAGTCAAACCAAG ATTGACTCTCAATCAGAAGCCTGAAACAGATAATACTGATTCCCTTGCCTCCCCTGTCCCCTCAGAAACGCAGAACTCTGTTCCCGTCTCTGCTTTTTCCCCTCAACCATCACCTTCTAGTGATCCCTTTGAGTCTTTCGATATGTTCTCTAACCTTCACTCCTCTATGGCACCTCCTAAAGTCCAGAGAACTTATTCAGGTGGTGAGAATACCACCAGCCCGTTAGAGAAAAAGTACAAAGCCCCTCAGCCACCGGGCTATCCTGGGGATCCTTTCAAAAATGAAAAGTCCAACCAGAAAAATGGAGTACAGGTTAATTCACCAACTTCTGATAAGAGTCAAAGACCTTCGCTTCCTCTGCCTGACTATGAAGCCCTTTTTCCCAAGAAGAGGCACGGCGTAATGGCTGATATGCGTTGGGAAAACATCATTGCTGAAGTGAACCAGAGACAGATGATTTCCGAGGATGTCGAAGAAGAAATGAGCGTAGACACTCCTGATATGCCCATGTCAAACGAATCATCggttttaaaagaaagaagtaTGAATCAGCGTCACAGAGATAATCGGGTCCTGTCTTCTAGCTCAATTAAGGGGATGGAGCCTAAACAGGCTCTAATTCCATCCAAACCAGCCAATTTATCAACACCAAAGCGGCAGCTTGTGGGCAATTTTGAACAAGGCAATACCCGTGAAGGATTATATTTGGTACACGGTGAAAAATCCAAAACGGATTTGGAAAGAAACCCTGGACCACCAGTCCAGAGTCGGCAAGAGGCTCAGACGAATATCAAGAGAACTTTAAACCCTGTTCCTGACCCTACGCTGAGTCAAGTTTCAgagatgaaaaaggaaaaaccaaCACCGATAGCAAGGACTATGAAAAATTCAACTTCTTCAGCAGATTCAGAGCGTGATGATACTCCAGTGTTGCCTCTTGCCAAACCTAGGCAAGGAGCTCCAAATAAAGAACCAGCCCGACAGGTTGAACCAGAGCAGAGTATTCTTGCTCGTACATCCTCAGCACATTCTCAGGtggaaagaaacaaagaagGTGGCATGACCTCTAAGAGTCTGTGGGagaattctgactttaaagaagaaaaacctACCcctgtaaataatataaatacaccTGTTGGCAAACCAAAAGAACAACCACTTGTGAATGTCCCAAGTGCACCTGGGAAACAAATGACTGAATTTGATCCTTTCCCAATGGATAAGCTAATCTCTCACGATCCCTGGGCTTTCCCAGAAATGGCCATGGATAAAGATGACTTTTTTACTGGTGTtctaaagaaaggaaaaaagcctGAAGATAAGAAATTATCCCCTGATGACTTTGATAACATATTTGGATCCGTTGCATCAAAAAATGAAATGGATCCATTTTTTGCATCCAAAAATGAAGCAGATCTTTTCTTTGAACCACGTTTGGACCGATCGAATAACACAAGCACTACTTCCCCGAAGGTATTctcacaaaagaaaaagctagcGCCTCTGCTCGCCAAGAAGTCTGTAACGGGGAAAGATACCACTGATGGACTAGTCCTTCAAGAgcctgatgatgatgaaataACTGTTACTAGTCTTGCTGTAAGAAAGCGTGGTGAAACCACATCAAATGTGCATTTAGATCCATTTACGTCCCAGTCTTCAGCTGTACCAGAACTCTTATCTGGAAGTGCTTCTGGGGGCAAAAACGCACTCTGTGCCTGGGTATCACCCTCTGAGGTTCAGTCAGGTATCTCACAGAGCAGTGGAGGTGCTGGGGTATTGAGCTCTCGCAG accACACCCGGTGAAACCGATGGGTCCTTATGAAAACCAGTCTCCGGCTAGTGTTTCCATGGGAAAAGATTCGAGGATTCCAACCATCCGAGAAATGGCTGAAAAATCAAAG CCCGGAGAGAGTGGCCCATACACCCAGCTAACTCAGGAAGAGTTGATCACGCTGGTGGTGAAGCAGCAAACCGATTTGTCCAAAAAGGATGAGAAGATTGTTGAGCTGGAATCCTACATCGATAACCTGCTGGTGCGTGTCATGGATGAAAAACCCAGCATCCTCTTATCCATGGAGTCTAAGGCTTAA
- the rab11fip1a gene encoding rab11 family-interacting protein 1 isoform X2 → MSLAEQSRQWYPTSVQVTVLQARNLRVKGKNGTNDAYAIIQVAKDKFSTAVAEKCVEPVWKEEASFDLPLFQRGNAERCTLHVVVMHRALVGMDKLLGQAVINLPDLHDDRNWKKTDWHKLLDKSGKADKDRGEVLLDIQFMQNNVTASMFDLSMSDKPRSRLSKFKDKVRGKKKDGISDTTSAIVPSSVGQILTDSEGEEEQSTDSPKLKKSSKFKGLFGSKTNLHRGVSQSMSTLGSLPEKNSSVSSSRSSGLNDEFPESKDAKTKLKLPGHKRNVSTDSKISLGPFALLSRPKQSTPEQSAVCINGSHVYAEDEEPKQSGSAKDSAEDVRRNHERNASASSTDSFKGLSIPSYKPDSEKEFQLQQRPREAEEKKHKVLDEQQDEIRRKLEEEERKMQQERERKRLEEEEEQRKRREEEVRKVDEQKRQEESRVTERLSSLFGLGRKKEEQTAPAVTSPKLPDSANPFEEIPLGSDSPNVLPKRNPTEPQTEVRTAFAPMPPSIGFPSRTAKVSAVKPRPHPVKPMGPYENQSPASVSMGKDSRIPTIREMAEKSKPGESGPYTQLTQEELITLVVKQQTDLSKKDEKIVELESYIDNLLVRVMDEKPSILLSMESKA, encoded by the exons atgtCTCTGGCCGAGCAGAGCCGGCAGTGGTACCCGACCAGCGTGCAGGTGACGGTGCTCCAGGCGCGCAACCTGCGGGTCAAAGGCAAAAACGGTACGAATGACGCGTACGCGATCATCCAGGTGGCCAAGGACAAGTTCTCCACGGCGGTGGCGGAGAAATGCGTGGAGCCCGTGTGGAAGGAAGAAGCCTCCTTCGACCTGCCCCTGTTCCAGCGTGGGAATGCCGAGCGCTGCACCCTGCACGTCGTGGTCATGCACCGTGCCCTGGTGGGAATGGACAAGCTCCTGGGACAAGCCGTGATCAACCTACCGGACCTGCATGACGACAGGAACTGGAAAAAGACCGA TTGGCACAAGCTGCTGGATAAGAGCGGCAAGGCGGACAAGGACAGAGGCGAGGTTCTCCTCGACATCCAGTTCATGCAGAACAACGTGACGGCCAGCATGTTTGATCTCTCCATGTCGGACAAGCCACGGtcccgtctctccaagttcaAAGACAAGGTCCGGGGCAAGAAGAAGGACGGGATTTCCGACACCACGTCCGCCATCGTCCCTTCCTCGGTCGGCCAGATTCTGACCGACAGCGAGGGGGAGGAAGAGCAAAGCACAGACTCTCCAAAGCTGAAAAAGTCCTCCAAATTTAAGGGTCTTTTTGGATCAAAGACGAATCTCCACAGAGGCGTGTCTCAGTCCATGTCCACCCTCGGCTCGCTGCCGGAGAAGAACAGCTCGGTGAGCAGCAGCCGGTCATCGGGCCTCAATGACGAGTTTCCTGAAAGTAAAGATG CCAAAACCAAGCTAAAGTTACCGGGCCACAAGAGGAACGTTAGCACAGACAGCAAGATATCTCTAGGCCCTTTCGCCCTGCTAAGTCGCCCCAAACAGAGCACTCCCGAACAGAGTGCCGTGTGCATCAACGGCAGCCACGTTTACGCCGAGGATGAAGAGCCCAAACAGAGTGGCTCTGCAAAAGATTCGGCCGAAGACGTAAGGAGAAACCACGAGCGAAATGCTTCTGCTAGCTCCACCGACTCTTTCAAGGGCCTCAGCATTCCCAGTTACAAGCCTGACTCGGAAAAGGAATTCCAGCTCCAACAGCGCCCTCGTGAGGCCGAGGAGAAGAAGCACAAGGTCTTGGACGAGCAGCAAGACGAGATCCGGAGGAAACTAGAGGAAGAGGAACGGAAGATGCAGCAGGAACGGGAGAGGAAGCGGCtcgaggaagaggaagagcaaAGGAAGAGGCGTGAAGAAGAAGTGAGGAAAGTGGATGAACAGAAACGTCAAGAGGAGTCCAGAGTGACCGAGAGGCTTAGTTCTCTGTTCGGGTTAGGGCGGAAGAAAGAGGAGCAAACTGCTCCAGCTGTGACGAGTCCCAAACTACCCGACTCCGCAAACCCGTTTGAGGAAATCCCGCTCGGCTCAGACAGTCCGAACGTTCTCCCGAAGAGGAACCCGACAGAACCACAGACGGAGGTGCGGACTGCATTCGCCCCGATGCCACCCTCCATCGGATTTCCATCTCGTACAGCCAAGGTTTCGGCAGTCAAACCAAG accACACCCGGTGAAACCGATGGGTCCTTATGAAAACCAGTCTCCGGCTAGTGTTTCCATGGGAAAAGATTCGAGGATTCCAACCATCCGAGAAATGGCTGAAAAATCAAAG CCCGGAGAGAGTGGCCCATACACCCAGCTAACTCAGGAAGAGTTGATCACGCTGGTGGTGAAGCAGCAAACCGATTTGTCCAAAAAGGATGAGAAGATTGTTGAGCTGGAATCCTACATCGATAACCTGCTGGTGCGTGTCATGGATGAAAAACCCAGCATCCTCTTATCCATGGAGTCTAAGGCTTAA